One segment of Nomia melanderi isolate GNS246 chromosome 10, iyNomMela1, whole genome shotgun sequence DNA contains the following:
- the mus301 gene encoding mutagen-sensitive 301 codes for MLCIVSPVKFIYVDRLQIKKVILCDIKYLYYKQCHNEESYIKKKPKIKIQRIKMGDTILKNIETENENSEIPSISPNVHEQTLNNFAHEWSSCDIFESYEKFERPTSVDNNDLGVRSDKNNVLNSSCKINEENNMWQDESFLNAAFTQSIPFNEKNDVVDCLTQVSTSQYENHFEETFFTTDVHYMCASPNEQKDTNVLKRNVFDYKSGIPNKIHCSEKKEIKKQYSDTLNTSSKENCTFYGLPNSVKDLFLRIRGINKLYEWQNECLTLDAIKSRKNLIYALPTSGGKTLVAEILMLKELICNKKNTIFILPFVAIVQEKVQAMTPFALELNFLVEEYAGVRGTYPPKKRRKKNSIYMCTIEKALSLIHSLIEENRFNEIGVIVVDELHLLGEGGGRGATLEVLLTKTLYVNENIQIIGMSATIGNLEEIAKFLNADLYTGNFRPVEIKEYVKCEDNIWLVDLKTEDLLTDLKKINYRYSNDAIIIDPDRIGGLVMDVIPQDSCLIFCSSRKNCENVALLLSRVLFRSLEKHKQDEKENLLKALQTEEGLCPILQRTIKFGVAYHHSGLTTEERRFLEDAFRAGTLCVLCCTTTLAAGVNLPARRVILRSPYVGNQFLNLSRYKQMIGRAGRAGMGSIGESILLCKNNELSKVKELLMSKMDDSLSTLHIDRDRGINNLILSATLYSIANTRSELHKITNRTLLNIQQKRLNVNVKHTADQAITEFLKSGVMKVKKKGNCYDVYKPNVTVTIPSQNECPTDTTTQIKRKTTIALLSETKLELCSLGRAALKGNIDIQSAYTLYQDLQKAQEHLILVDDLHLLYLVTPYDIVSQIKPIGSVYCDVVTNLSENQMKTARLLGINEATVVKIRDGIMPKNVELRVIQRFYVTLILYDLWTHHAVYILAEKYQVNRGIIQNLLTAVSSFASSVVRFCQELDEFWSFRDLLSAFSKRLSYCCPLELEALMELPLVKIGRARQLYNAGYKTIQCIAKVKPKYLQEKIPYLSKKAAIQIVEAAKLLILKKVEDLEDEVEYVREGIDLYTLKVH; via the exons atgcTGTGTATTGTTAGTcctgttaaatttatttatgttgaccggttacaaattaaaaaagtaattttatgtgacataaaatatctttattataaaCAGTGtcataat GAAGAATCATATATaaagaagaaaccaaaaataaaaattcaaagaatcaAAATGGGCGATACAATACTAAAGAATattgaaacagaaaatgaaaatagcgaaataccttctatCAGTCCTAATGTACATGAACAGACCTTAAATAATTTTGCACACGAATGGAGTTCTTGTGATATATTTGAATcttatgaaaaatttgaaagacCAACATCTGTTGACAATAATGATTTAGGAGTAAGAAGTGATAAGAACAATGTATTAAATTCTTCCTGCAAgattaatgaagaaaataatatgTGGCAAGATGAATCATTTTTGAATGCAGCATTTACACAGTCGATtccttttaatgaaaaaaatgatgTCGTGGATTGTCTTACTcag GTTTCCACTTCACAATATGAAAATCACtttgaagaaacattttttactaCCGATGTACATTATATGTGTGCATCTCCCAATGAACAGAAAGATACAAATGTATTAAAGAGAAATGTTTTTGACTATAAAAGTGGTATTCCAAACAAAATACACTGTTCAGAGaagaaggaaataaagaaacaatattcagATACTCTTAATACAAGTTCGaaagaaaattgtacattttatgGTTTGCCAAATTCTGTGAAAGATCTTTTTCTACGAATTAGAGGTATCAATAAACTCTATG AATGGCAGAATGAATGTTTAACTTTAGATGCTATAAAAAGtaggaaaaatttaatttatgctTTGCCAACAAGTGGTGGTAAAACATTGGTCgcagaaatattaatgttaaaagaactcatatgtaataaaaaaaatacaatatttatactaCCATTTGTCGCTATAGTACAAGAAAAA gtTCAAGCAATGACACCATTTGCATTAGAACTAAATTTTTTAGTTGAAGAATATGCAGGAGTAAGAGGAACTTACCCACcgaaaaaacgtcgtaaaaaaAATAGTATATATATGTGTACTATAGAGAAGGCACTAAGTTTAATTCACAGTTTAATTGAAGAAAATCGTTTCAACGAA attggTGTCATAGTCGTGGATGAATTGCATCTACTTGGAGAAGGTGGTGGAAGAGGAGCTACATTAGAAGTTCTCTTAACAAAGACATTATATGTTAATG aGAACATTCAAATTATTGGAATGAGTGCAACAATAGGCAACTTGGAGGAGATAGCAAAATTCTTGAATGCAGATTTGTATACTGGAAATTTTAGACCCGTTGAAATTAAAGAGTATGTTAAGTGTGAAGATAACATTTGGCTGGTTGATTTAAAAACAGAAGATCTTTTAAcggatttgaaaaaaattaattatcgt tattcaAATGATGCAATAATTATAGACCCGGATAGAATTGGAGGTTTAGTCATGGATGTAATTCCACAAGACTCGTGTCTCATATTCTGTTCTTCTCGTAAGAATTGCGAAAATGTTGCTTTATTGTTATCTAGAGTTTTATTCAG GTCGTTGGAAAAACATAAAcaagatgaaaaagaaaatttattgaaagcaCTTCAAACCGAGGAAGGTCTTTGTCCTATTCTTCAACGGACCATAAAATTTGGTGTAGCTTATCATCATTCTGGTCTTACTACTGAGGAAAGACGATTTTTAGAAGATGCTTTTAGAGCTGGAACTCTTTGTGTTCTATGTTGTACGACAACATTAGCAGCTGGAGTAAATTTACCAGCAAGAAGG GTGATATTAAGAAGTCCATACGTGGGTAaccaatttttgaatttaaGCAGATATAAACAAATGATTGGAAGAGCTGGTCGTGCTGGCATGGGAAGCATTGGAGAAAGtatacttttatgtaaaaataatgaattatcgaaa GTGAAAGAACTCTTAATGTCGAAAATGGATGATTCTTTAAGTACATTACACATAGACAGAGATAGAggcataaataatttaattttaagtgCCACATTGTATTCTATAGCAAATACTAGATCTGAGTTACACAAAATAACAAATAGAACTTTACTTAATATTCAGCAGAAACGTTTAAATGTTAATGTAAAACATACTGCAGACCAAGCAAtaactgaatttttaaaaagtggTGTAATGAAAgtaaagaagaaaggaaactgCTATGATGTGTACAAACCAAATGTGACTGTTACAATTCCATCACAAAACGAATGTCCTACTGATACAACTacacaaataaaaagaaaaacaacaatTGCATTGCTGAGTGAAACTAAATTAGAACTTTGTAGCCTGGGGCGAGCAGCTTTGAAAg GTAATATTGATATACAGTCTGCATACACATTATATCAAGATTTACAAAAAGCACAAGAACACTTAATCCTTGTTGACGACTTACATCTTTTATATCTTGTTACTCCATATGATATTGTATCTCAAATAAAACCTATTGGATCTGTTTATTGTGATGTg GTTACTAATTTATCAGAAAATCAGATGAAAACAGCAAGACTTCTTGGAATTAATGAGGCAACAGTTGTTAAAATACGTGATGGTATAATGCCCAAG AATGTAGAACTAAGAGTAATTCAGAGATTttatgtaacattaatattGTATGACTTATGGACACATCATGCTGTTTACATATTAGCAGAGAAATATCAAGTAAATAGAGGTATTATACAAAATCTTTTGACTGCAGTCTCTTCATTTGCGTCTTCTGTAGTTCGATTTTGTCAG GAATTAGATGAATTTTGGTCATTCAGAGATTTGTTAAGTGCGTTTAGTAAACGGTTATCTTATTGCTGTCCTTTGGAATTGGAAGCATTAATGGAGTTGCCGCTAGTGAAAATT gGAAGGGCACGTCAACTATATAATGCAGGGTATAAGACAATACAATGCATAGCCAAAGTGAAAccaaaatatttacaagaaaaaattcCATATTTAAGCAAAAAGGCGGCAATTCAAATAGTTGAAGCTgctaaa ttattaatattaaaaaaagtggAAGATCTAGAAGATGAAGTAGAATATGTTCGAGAGGGTATAGATCTGTATACTTTAAAAGtacattaa